The following are encoded together in the Longimicrobium terrae genome:
- a CDS encoding FHA domain-containing protein — protein MMLLTCPSCQADTPNDGRHCDQCGTPLRRCPTCGTVSTGSFCPNDRTPLTGNAPAASPVPVPTPAGPGVRMPPPVSPVPAPPAGLVPSRPVQPPSTRPGERLRPAIPVPPADATRRGPALPAAPPVLRFAAVNLPVAPFDVAPGDLLGRSAGRHAPVLAPLHDQGVSGRHARVDWTPGGGWTVTDVGSSYGVDVRPQNAWPTPERNLPRDQAHPLSGTCYVRLGDAIFQVTPAREER, from the coding sequence ATGATGCTGCTGACGTGCCCATCGTGCCAGGCCGACACACCGAACGACGGCCGCCACTGCGACCAGTGCGGCACTCCGCTGCGCCGCTGCCCCACCTGCGGCACCGTGAGCACCGGCTCGTTCTGCCCGAACGACCGCACGCCGCTCACGGGCAACGCGCCGGCCGCCAGCCCGGTCCCGGTCCCGACGCCCGCCGGGCCCGGCGTCCGGATGCCGCCGCCCGTCTCGCCCGTCCCGGCACCGCCGGCCGGTCTCGTGCCCTCGCGCCCCGTTCAGCCTCCCTCCACGCGGCCGGGCGAGCGCCTGCGCCCCGCCATCCCCGTCCCACCGGCGGACGCCACCCGGCGCGGGCCCGCGCTTCCGGCCGCGCCGCCCGTGTTGCGCTTCGCCGCGGTGAACCTTCCCGTGGCTCCGTTCGACGTGGCGCCGGGTGACCTGCTGGGCCGGTCGGCGGGCCGTCACGCACCCGTACTGGCACCGCTCCACGACCAGGGCGTCTCGGGCCGGCACGCGCGCGTGGACTGGACGCCGGGTGGCGGCTGGACCGTCACCGACGTCGGCTCCTCATACGGGGTCGACGTGCGGCCGCAGAACGCATGGCCCACCCCGGAGCGGAACCTCCCCCGTGACCAGGCGCATCCGCTCTCCGGCACGTGCTACGTGCGGCTCGGCGACGCGATTTTCCAGGTAACCCCCGCACGCGAGGAACGATGA
- a CDS encoding protein kinase domain-containing protein, with protein MRRRSTYVPGDLVPLGRGAVVVDDFIAASGEAELYRAHVDDSEPVADLLPAATIVLKVYHHGAEANPSVLALWAEMRGKGVLRLLDYGVLEPSGRAYEVVEYAQGGSLSRRLPIRDVDQLSQVLEQTAEGLEALHQREIIHRDLKPDNLLCLDAAGHTVVLADFGVATVLGGRSLVISRAGFGTPEYMAPEQSTELYVDGAAKNALARSVDYYALGITLLVCWSGSSPFGPGPHTAAELLAIKQHGRVPIPDDLPERWRRLLRALLAVDPSRRLDYAGVRRWMRGEPIDVPETPSSVVYPPLVFRTERGEDVRVADPLQLATLLEQNPFVGRKFLYGKYVERAGWDAANPGLCAALTNLIEESYPRDQAAGLTAALYTLDPGRPYRAGESTVDTYAGLADHLAREAGTYRDALRDPTHRAWLYLASRPDPRVRDGMPARIEAFAAEPSTEATRSTALHRLILWLRALDGDRTLTFGGARLEAPVELLSLPDAVLTSALQALAAPSSLLSVWVEEMAPELGPILARWRATATRDASALPYALGFGVPVGPGEVRLPADAVSDHPEMAVALWEGPAQARDEVARYLETYHNTPLVQVAFEWLGTAPQADHVVSVVRYVAGELDDLLALRAASGRAAATPGTTLPVPSEADAVGALFAGVANDAAPDWAQLATLTEDEPWHLLVTEVIPVLLRALDEAEGRGRLAPEDRNTVLDALAAQVGATLDAPSRATPLRLYRLSAWMHAAATTPALASTHGTAGELMRCLDSVVERQYRQGYAEMGNAPAFLGPAAAAFRAIVPPFASATALSFAERFADEERAYATHAAAIHGSVTEERRLRREEIDSAESKALTSVRKAEGKVGPVADKRKAARREWRMVAAVVTGLVLLVLGAVSQGGLGIMISIALGIVTGLAVIRRFPRLTPQAAFGIGALGAIVIFPMLLTLGVIVGPVLLGVAFWRVSIALKLSQDAATAMEGVGLGNQQLREFKDKRKGLEERLTNRERAWALATRRTIALAPDVGAVDVQRVREEVAK; from the coding sequence GTGCGCCGCCGCTCCACGTACGTGCCCGGCGACCTCGTGCCGCTGGGCAGGGGCGCCGTGGTGGTGGACGACTTCATCGCCGCCTCGGGCGAGGCCGAGCTGTACCGGGCCCACGTCGACGACTCCGAGCCCGTGGCCGACCTCCTCCCCGCGGCAACGATCGTGCTCAAGGTCTACCACCACGGCGCCGAGGCCAACCCGTCGGTGCTGGCGCTCTGGGCCGAGATGCGCGGAAAAGGTGTGCTCCGCCTGCTGGACTACGGAGTGCTGGAGCCCTCGGGGCGGGCCTACGAGGTGGTGGAATACGCGCAGGGCGGATCGCTCTCACGCCGTCTCCCGATCCGCGACGTGGACCAGCTGAGCCAAGTGCTGGAGCAGACGGCCGAAGGGCTGGAGGCCCTGCACCAGCGCGAGATCATCCACCGGGATCTCAAGCCCGACAACCTGCTGTGCCTGGACGCGGCCGGCCATACGGTAGTGCTGGCCGACTTCGGCGTGGCTACCGTACTGGGCGGCCGCTCTCTAGTCATCTCGCGCGCGGGGTTCGGAACGCCGGAGTACATGGCGCCCGAGCAGAGCACCGAGCTGTACGTGGACGGCGCCGCGAAGAACGCGCTCGCCCGCTCGGTGGACTACTACGCGCTGGGGATCACGCTGCTGGTGTGCTGGTCCGGCAGCTCTCCCTTCGGCCCCGGCCCGCACACGGCGGCCGAGCTGCTCGCCATCAAGCAGCACGGCCGCGTTCCCATCCCCGACGACCTGCCCGAGCGCTGGCGCCGGCTCCTGCGCGCCCTGCTCGCCGTGGACCCTTCGCGCCGGCTGGACTACGCGGGCGTGCGGCGCTGGATGCGGGGCGAACCCATCGACGTGCCCGAAACGCCGTCGAGCGTGGTGTATCCCCCGCTCGTCTTCCGCACCGAGCGCGGCGAGGACGTGCGCGTGGCGGACCCGCTGCAGCTGGCCACGCTCCTTGAGCAGAATCCCTTCGTGGGCCGCAAGTTCCTGTACGGCAAGTACGTGGAGCGCGCGGGGTGGGACGCGGCAAACCCCGGCCTGTGCGCGGCGCTCACCAACCTCATCGAGGAGAGCTACCCGCGCGACCAGGCGGCCGGCCTCACCGCGGCGCTGTACACCCTGGACCCGGGCCGCCCCTACCGCGCCGGGGAGAGCACGGTGGACACCTACGCCGGGCTGGCCGACCACCTGGCGCGGGAGGCCGGCACCTATCGCGACGCCCTCCGCGACCCCACGCACCGGGCCTGGCTGTACCTGGCGTCGCGGCCCGACCCACGGGTGCGAGACGGGATGCCGGCGCGGATCGAGGCGTTCGCCGCCGAGCCCTCCACCGAGGCCACGCGATCCACCGCGCTGCACCGGCTGATCCTGTGGCTGCGCGCGCTGGACGGCGACCGCACGCTCACCTTCGGCGGAGCGCGGCTGGAGGCGCCGGTCGAGCTCCTCTCGCTTCCCGACGCGGTGCTCACCTCGGCGCTGCAGGCGCTGGCAGCTCCGTCGTCGCTGCTGTCGGTGTGGGTGGAGGAAATGGCGCCCGAGCTGGGCCCGATCCTGGCCCGGTGGCGCGCGACCGCCACTCGTGACGCCTCCGCGCTGCCGTACGCGCTGGGCTTCGGCGTGCCCGTGGGCCCCGGCGAGGTTCGCCTACCCGCGGACGCCGTCTCCGACCACCCCGAAATGGCGGTGGCGCTGTGGGAGGGCCCGGCCCAGGCACGCGACGAGGTGGCCCGGTACCTGGAGACCTATCACAACACGCCGCTGGTCCAGGTCGCGTTCGAGTGGCTGGGGACGGCGCCGCAGGCGGACCACGTCGTCTCCGTGGTGCGCTACGTGGCCGGAGAGCTCGACGACCTGCTGGCGCTGCGCGCCGCGTCGGGGCGAGCCGCCGCGACGCCCGGCACCACTCTCCCCGTGCCGTCGGAGGCCGATGCGGTCGGCGCTCTCTTCGCCGGGGTCGCCAACGACGCGGCGCCGGACTGGGCCCAGCTCGCCACGCTCACGGAGGACGAGCCGTGGCACCTGCTGGTGACCGAGGTGATCCCCGTGCTCCTGCGCGCCCTCGACGAGGCCGAGGGCCGGGGCCGCCTGGCGCCGGAAGACCGTAATACGGTGCTCGACGCGCTGGCCGCGCAGGTCGGCGCCACGCTGGACGCGCCCAGCCGCGCCACTCCCCTGCGCCTGTATCGCCTCTCCGCCTGGATGCATGCCGCCGCCACCACGCCCGCCCTGGCGTCCACGCACGGAACCGCCGGGGAGCTGATGCGCTGCCTGGACAGCGTGGTCGAACGGCAGTACCGCCAGGGCTACGCGGAGATGGGCAACGCGCCCGCCTTCCTCGGCCCCGCCGCGGCGGCATTCCGCGCCATCGTGCCCCCCTTCGCATCCGCGACGGCGCTCTCCTTCGCGGAGCGCTTCGCGGACGAGGAGCGTGCCTACGCCACGCACGCCGCCGCCATCCACGGCTCCGTTACCGAGGAGCGACGGCTGCGGCGCGAGGAGATCGACTCCGCCGAATCGAAGGCGCTGACCTCCGTGCGAAAGGCGGAAGGCAAGGTCGGCCCGGTGGCCGACAAGCGGAAGGCTGCCAGGCGCGAGTGGCGGATGGTGGCCGCCGTGGTGACGGGGCTGGTGCTCCTGGTGCTCGGCGCGGTCAGCCAGGGAGGGCTGGGCATCATGATCTCCATCGCCCTAGGCATCGTGACGGGGCTCGCCGTCATCCGCCGGTTTCCCCGGCTCACGCCCCAGGCGGCGTTCGGGATCGGAGCGCTCGGGGCGATCGTGATCTTCCCCATGCTGCTCACGCTGGGCGTGATCGTCGGGCCGGTGCTGCTGGGGGTGGCTTTCTGGAGGGTGTCGATCGCGCTCAAGCTGAGCCAGGACGCCGCGACGGCGATGGAGGGCGTGGGGCTGGGCAACCAGCAATTGCGCGAGTTCAAAGACAAGCGGAAGGGGCTGGAGGAACGGCTGACGAACCGCGAGCGGGCGTGGGCGCTGGCCACCCGCCGCACCATCGCGCTGGCGCCCGACGTGGGGGCGGTAGACGTCCAGCGGGTGCGCGAGGAGGTAGCGAAGTGA
- a CDS encoding double zinc ribbon domain-containing protein, with protein MSERADDRFSAYEQAPKAAAWQDFEIESADEAGTEGSADVSRWCPGCGAAVAEGSDLCEGCGRWLLEGSCPFCLAPVPAGARFCTECGNPPAGAECPRCSAITHFHFCPHCQSPVTADAQLMLEALDEDAAVLEVLSAFAAVDALDAEISALDPAVEVAEPCRPVSSGAPSEAARLLDKLSGLSAAKRVAPTTTDARPRVTSNFSLDAAQMSGSDPDAAPAGASSRLEEAREARHTAEEAAREALRKAQERIFASHQQARCFFEAIRLKFKTVQRTVYGWRCNWADVLHPAPQYCGNPGLGGTWVYKDEVIDEELVID; from the coding sequence ATGTCCGAACGCGCCGACGACCGCTTCTCGGCCTACGAGCAGGCCCCGAAAGCCGCTGCATGGCAGGATTTCGAGATCGAATCGGCCGATGAGGCCGGGACGGAAGGGAGTGCGGACGTTTCGCGCTGGTGCCCTGGCTGCGGGGCGGCGGTGGCCGAGGGTAGCGATCTCTGCGAGGGTTGCGGGCGGTGGCTGCTGGAAGGGTCCTGTCCGTTCTGCCTGGCGCCGGTGCCCGCCGGCGCGCGCTTCTGCACGGAATGCGGCAACCCGCCCGCGGGTGCCGAGTGCCCGCGGTGTTCGGCGATCACACACTTCCACTTCTGCCCGCACTGCCAGTCGCCGGTGACCGCCGACGCCCAATTGATGCTCGAGGCGCTGGATGAAGACGCGGCGGTGCTGGAGGTCCTGTCGGCGTTCGCCGCGGTAGATGCGCTGGACGCCGAGATCTCTGCCCTGGACCCCGCCGTGGAGGTGGCCGAGCCCTGCCGGCCGGTCTCCTCGGGCGCTCCGAGCGAGGCCGCCCGGCTGCTCGACAAGCTGTCGGGGCTCTCCGCCGCGAAGCGGGTTGCCCCAACGACAACGGACGCGCGACCACGCGTCACATCCAACTTCTCGCTGGACGCCGCGCAAATGTCGGGGAGCGACCCGGATGCAGCTCCGGCCGGAGCCAGCTCGCGGCTCGAGGAGGCGCGAGAGGCGCGTCACACCGCCGAAGAGGCGGCGCGGGAGGCACTGCGGAAAGCCCAGGAGCGCATCTTTGCGTCGCACCAGCAGGCGCGGTGCTTCTTCGAAGCAATCCGGCTGAAGTTCAAGACGGTTCAGCGAACCGTGTATGGCTGGCGGTGCAACTGGGCCGACGTGCTGCATCCTGCCCCGCAATACTGCGGGAATCCGGGCCTCGGTGGAACGTGGGTTTATAAGGATGAAGTGATCGACGAGGAACTCGTGATCGATTGA